In Sander vitreus isolate 19-12246 chromosome 8, sanVit1, whole genome shotgun sequence, the genomic window atatgtctgtgccacatgaacagggcccttacgtgtcaacaagatgcgtcttcaactcagacattgtttaaattcacctaccctggtccctgtctcgatcctgcctgtagctagcttgccctgctagctgatagctgatagccgttagctgctagctgccgtccggtgagtgtattcagacaggcttctgtgataatcatcccaataacaaccgacggagcggcggtggtgtggctatgtcctccagaggacaggtcatgtcacgtcttgaagtgtattcccccccccctaaaaaaaactagTGCGGtggtagctgttagctgctagctgccgtccggtgagtgtgtacagccagatagccgttagctgctagctgccgtccggtgagtgtattcagccaggcttctgtgataatcatcccaataataaggcttgattactaaaataatcgatagctgcagccctattaagatgcttttatttaagagaaaaagtcaaatattttgactattattgcctcatttatctttctcacttacagtttcaGCCTCATAAAGCCCCATGTTATCACCTCCAAAAGCTACTGTAACTTGTCCCAGGAACATAAAATATGTGTCatccagaaataaaataaatgtaagtaAATTGGATACTCTGCAAAGGTCATTGATGTAGGTTATGAAAAGATGTGGACCTGAGACAGACCCCTGTGGTACACCACAAGTTATAtggtaatactctcatatacattagacaggtccctatatggtaatactctcatatacattagacaggtacctatatagtaatactctcatatacattagacaggtccctatatggtaatactctcatatacattagacaggtccctatatggtaatactctcatatacattagacaggtacctatatagtaatactctcatatacattagacaggtacctatatagtaatactctcatatacattagacaggtacctatatagcaATACTCTcttatacattagacaggtccctatatagtaatactctcatatacattagacacatccctatatagtaatactctcatatacattagacaggtccctatatagtaatactctcatatacattagacaggtccctatatagtaatactctcatatacattagacaggtccctatatagtaatactctcatatacattagacacgtacctatatagtaatactctcatatacattagacacgtacctatatagtaatactctcatatacattagacaggtccctatatagtaatactctcatatacattagacaggtccctatatagtaatactctcatatacattagacaggtccctatagagtaatactctcatatacattagacaggtaccctatatagtaatacgctcatatacattagacaggtccctatatagtaatgctctcatatacattagacaggtccctatatagtaatactctcttatacattagacaggtacctatatagtaatactctcatatacattagacaggtccctatatagtaatactctcatatacattagacaggtccctatatagtaatgctctcatatacattagacaggtccctatatagtaatgctctcatatacattagacaggtccctatatagtaatactctcatatacattagacaggtccctatatagtaatactctcatatacattagacaggtccctatatagtaatactctcatatacattagacaggtccctatatagtaagcaCATTAACTCCTTCTTTCAGTGTCAGTATTTAATTGAACAACCCTGTCGGCTGCATTCTCCGCAATAAGTGTAGCACAGCGcttgcacaactaacatattgcccAACCCACATAGCCTACGTATTGCACGTATTGCACAACAATACGTGCAATACGTAGGCTATTACGTACTACATACCTGTTTGTGTTCACCAATTTCTACAAATTGTTGCCTGTTTCTTAAGTAGCTACTCACCCAGTCCAATCCAACCCCTCGCTGATACCATATTTAGTTTATGTAATAATGTCACTTTTGCTATTTGCATTTTGTTTGGAAATGTACTAGATTGAAaaggggtctgggtgtcctcccccagggaagtttagAGCATTAACGACTTCATTTCCCgcattctgacacacttttatgcaccaatttgtgggggaaatagaagaaaaacacagatgacaaggCAAAGTAGCCTATTGTtgtgtgtcattgggcatttttaagtgggtatatggaaatcctggagctttcttagtgggtatacctgcgtatcacgcagactacaccactgcattGAAGCACTTACTTAATCCCCCTGAGCAGCAATTTGAGATAGTGGAAGCATCGTCTATTTTATATCTGCGACAGGTTTAcccttctaaaaaaaataacgatACCTGGAAATATTAAACTGACCTGTGAGAGGCAGCAATGTGCCGCAAGGCATCTAGTCTGCCGGAAAGCCATGAGAAGAAgatgagcttttattttgaaaaggcgTCACCGTAAACATTGCATTTACCGTGGCTACTTGAGCAATGCAAGTCCTTGTTGTTGTAAACTGTTTTTCCCCGCGTGAGTCCTGCTCTGTCCGTCACGTAGCTCATCAGATACAACCGGAGTGAACCACCGGAGCCCGTATGTTTGGATAAACTTGTTCAAGTGGACTTTGTGTACATATTCACGAAGTTTTACTTCAGGCACATCTCCGTTAGCCTAGAATGCTAACTGGAGCTAGCGTAGCTGGAAATACACGGAGACAGAATTTGGCCATTTGGTCATAGGAGAGCAAACTGTGTTTTTGACGTGAGTTTGTTCGGAGGAAAAGTTTCTGTCATTGTGTGAAAATGACTAAAGTCCAAATGCTGAGAGCGTTGGTGGAGCAGCGactaactgcggctgctgaagagatatttgggctgtttgaaagaacgatagcagagtacgaggaggaactttgtcgttcaaaagaggagaacgagCGACAACAGAAACTGCTGGACGCTGTTTTCAACcctcagcttcggttacacagagcaggttgGTTACCTTTACTTCTTCTCTCTGTTCACACTCTGGTTATACTGACATCAGACCGATATGGGTCAACTTTCAGGCCCCCTGTCTCTCAGCGAGGTCGAGTTCCTCCGAGCGGCACTCGTTCTGGGGACATTCTTCTAAAATgcttaacgtgaaaaggcttaacgtggtttaatgtacttAAACAACGATcaccacatttctctctcatattgctcctcataacgaCTGAAAACTGTCCAAAAAGTCCAATTTTTATGAACATATATaccaatatgagagagaaattagGCTCTAATGAAGCACagacgcttaatgtcagataacgtccataataactGGACTTTGGGTTGGATTTTTCGACAGTTtccagtggttatgaggagcaatatgagagagaaatttggtgatcattgatcgttgtttaggtacattaaaccacggtAAGCTTTTAAGAATGTCCCCTTGTTCTGCGAGAatcagtggcagcaaaaactgtcctgtcctgttagtagtgtcctgaggagtgtcccgggacagtcagacactgtcctgtgacacccagacactgtcaTGTACActacagtcatgggagtcacaggacagtgtctgggagtcacaggacagtgtctgactgtcccgggacactcctcaggacactactaacgggacagtttttgctgccgctgctgctgggaTCGGCACCAACGGAGGACATGCCGAGCTGAGGTGTGCAGGTGGCACTTTGTCGGCAAATCTCCAGGAAAACCCCACAGGAGATTAGTGTGTGCATGGTGCATGACAGGTCAGCTGCCGTCAATCCATATCATGAGTTTTGTAAAGCtctattttttagtttttcattcattttatttaattacatCCGCCGAGGTAGTAATGCCACAAGCTGCCACAGGGTGTCAAGAGTCACCTTCATAGTAGGCATTTGATTGAGGTAGATGCTATTTTTACCCAGTTTTGtggcctaaacttaactaagctGCGAACATAATAagtcagctaaatgtaaaatTAGGTTCCTTTTTAATGAGATgcaaaccccagtctcctgggtgttTGACCCATTCATCCGCCATGATCTCCTGCCTGATGCTCTTTGTAATATTCTTCTGCTCAGACGTCcagcagctgttggtggttaaagcagaggttccccctgagcagcaggagtggagctccagtctggaccaggaggacccagagccccccccacacattaaagaggaacaggaggaactctggaccagtcaggagggagagcagcttcaagggctggaggaggctgatatcaagtTCCCGTTCActtctgtccctgtgaagagtgaagaagatgaagagaaagctcagtcctcacagcttcatgaAAGCCAAactgaggagaacagagaggcagagagaacagaagctgatggagagaactgtggaggaccagaaccagccaggaactcagatCCAGATAGTCCTTTACAACCAGCTACTCATGACAAAACTTCAGACTCctctgaatctgaatctgagactgatgacagtggtGATTTGGAGGAGACTAGGGACCCTCAGTTAGGTTTAAACCCTAAAAACAATGAAGTAGCTGTAAGTGATGTGGAATGTAATACTGGAAACACATCAGTTATCTCCTCTGAATGTGCTGGACGCTTTGGCGGACATATCTTTGGATTCAGTCACACTTTGGGTCAACACACGACAACCCACACAGGGAGGAAATCATTCAGTTGTTCAATTTGCAGTAAAACATTCGCAGACTCCAGAAATCTGAGACGACACATGTCCGTCCACACAGGCGAGAAACCATTTATTTGTTCAATTTGTGGTAAAGGCTTCGCTCGAAAGGCACATCTCAGGCAACACCTGGTTATCCACACAGGTGAGAAAACATTCAGTTGTTTCTTTTGTGAAAAACGATTTGGAGACCGTAGCTCTCTGAAACGACACCTGATTGTCCACACGGGGGAGAAACAATTTAACTGTTCACTTTGTGATAAAAGATTCGCACTAAAGCAACATCTGAAACGGCACTTGCTTGTCCACACGGGGGAGAAGTTATACGGTTGTTCAGTTTGTGATAAAAGATTTGCAGACCCTAGTGGTCTGAGACGACACTTTACGGTCCACTTTGCAGAAATGGTTGCTCAGCCAATTCTTTTCCAGCAgaattaaaggtcctatgacatgctgctttttggatgcttttatacaggccttagtggtcccctaatactgtatctgaagtctcttttatatagaccttagtggtcccctaatactgtatctggtctcttttatataggccttagtggtcccctaatactgtatctgaagtctcttttatataggccttagtggtcccctaatactgtatctgaagtctctttatataggccttagtggtcccctaatactgtatctgaagtctcttttatataggccttagtggtcccctaatactgtatctgaagtctcttttatatagaccttagtggtcccctaatactgtatctgaagtctcttttatataggccttagtggtcccctaatactgtatctgaagtctctttatatagaccttagtggtcccctaatactgtatctgaagtctcttttatatagaccttagtggtcccctaatactgtatctgaagtctcttttatataggccttagtggtcccctaatactgtatctgaagtctcttttatataggccttagtggtcccctaatactgtatctgaagtcttttatatagatcttagtggtcccctaatactgtatctggtctcttttatataggccttagtggtcccctaatactgtatctgaagtcttttatatagatcttagtggtcccctaatactgtatctgaagtctctttcccgaaattcagccttggtgcagaattacagccacaggaaaggtggagggggggggggtgtggccttgaccaactgccatgcttcacttgttttcaagccatgatgtctctctctctcatgggggggccaaattctctgggtgggcaaagcagagaaaggggaggtaacctttccccttatgacgtcataaagggaagattccagatcggcccatctgagctttcattttctcaaaggcagagcaggatacccagggctcggtttacacctatcaccatttctagccactgggggaccataggcaggctgggggaactcatattaatgttaaaaaacctcataaagtgacattttcatgccatgggacctttaaaatactGACGGGAAGACCCTATAACAACCACCtcactctacattatcccttacctGCTGTTCTGTATGGTTTACGTGCATACAATGTACCTTTTCTTGCAATAAAGAATTTCAagcaatagtgtgtgtgtatgtatgtatatactgtatgtgtgcgtgtgtgtgtaagtatgtatatttatgtgtgtccgtgtatgtatgtgtatgtgtgtgtgtgtgtgtatgtatgtgttatttgtttctatattcattgtttttttataatattgtttttatgtatgaACCATCAACCAAACCAAAGTCCTAATAAGTGCTACTTAACTGGCAACACGTCCATTTCTTTCTGATGTATAAACGGTTTCTGCAGTTCTGTAATTGAAGTACTTTGCAGGACTCTTCATACATCTATTTTCCAGCTTTACCTGCCTCACTGCACTTACCTTTCTGTCGGGGTTGTGTGCTGCCATCGTCGGTCTTTCATTGATAACGTGGACCTATATTAACAGGCTTCCCTTTGacctttcctctttctttatttccttcATTGTGTTTCCTACAATATTGTCAAATATCACACATTTCCCCAAAAGCTTTAGTACGGGACTCAAAATTCACATTTTCTGTCCTCCATTCTGtgcaaaaataatataattgaaAATAATTGCTTATCAAAGTTTTATTACATGAATAATGCAGTTAAGTTAGTTTTTTTAGTCTTACTGGGACATATACTGCATGTCAAGAGCAAAATTACTTCAGACCAAACAACATATTCCTCCAAAGCAATACTCTCATAAATATTCTCAGTAATAAAAGCACATAGGTGTTTTTGAAAGTCTTCACTATTTAGGCTAGACTGGTTTCAAAAAATGTTCAGATTTCGCAATCATGGACGTCAAATAGACGCGACTTAGGGCGTGTTTTCGTCGACTGGTACTGCGCATGCGCAATGACA contains:
- the LOC144521781 gene encoding uncharacterized protein LOC144521781 translates to MTKVQMLRALVEQRLTAAAEEIFGLFERTIAEYEEELCRSKEENERQQKLLDAVFNPQLRLHRADVQQLLVVKAEVPPEQQEWSSSLDQEDPEPPPHIKEEQEELWTSQEGEQLQGLEEADIKFPFTSVPVKSEEDEEKAQSSQLHESQTEENREAERTEADGENCGGPEPARNSDPDSPLQPATHDKTSDSSESESETDDSGDLEETRDPQLGLNPKNNEVAVSDVECNTGNTSVISSECAGRFGGHIFGFSHTLGQHTTTHTGRKSFSCSICSKTFADSRNLRRHMSVHTGEKPFICSICGKGFARKAHLRQHLVIHTGEKTFSCFFCEKRFGDRSSLKRHLIVHTGEKQFNCSLCDKRFALKQHLKRHLLVHTGEKLYGCSVCDKRFADPSGLRRHFTVHFAEMVAQPILFQQN